In one Modestobacter sp. L9-4 genomic region, the following are encoded:
- a CDS encoding DUF5313 family protein, whose protein sequence is MPAGRPNPAQWLWYAYGGGLPRSLSDWVLDDTTRHSWVLRHLGRALAQLAPVVLLCLLVPPVPFGIRLTAAGGGLVIGLLFSLAYMTETTEHRAVKAGWPPGATAARRAQRAERERIERHARYRSGGAGSFD, encoded by the coding sequence GTGCCCGCTGGACGTCCGAACCCGGCCCAGTGGCTCTGGTACGCCTACGGCGGGGGGCTCCCCCGGTCGCTGTCGGACTGGGTCCTCGACGACACCACCCGCCACAGCTGGGTGCTGCGGCACCTGGGGCGCGCACTGGCCCAGCTCGCCCCGGTCGTGCTGCTGTGCCTGCTGGTCCCGCCGGTGCCCTTCGGCATCCGGCTCACCGCGGCCGGCGGCGGGCTGGTCATCGGGCTGCTGTTCTCCCTGGCCTACATGACCGAGACCACCGAGCACCGCGCGGTCAAGGCCGGCTGGCCCCCCGGCGCGACGGCCGCCCGCCGGGCCCAGCGGGCGGAGCGGGAGCGCATCGAGCGCCACGCCCGCTACCGCTCCGGCGGCGCCGGCAGCTTCGACTGA
- a CDS encoding ubiquinol-cytochrome c reductase iron-sulfur subunit, which yields MDACFSRRSLLVAGGAGLGALTLAACGGSPVPEVDGVAPGGRIVALADVPVGGVYELSVDGHRVVLAQPTAGTVVGFDATCTHQGCTVRATEGGPLACPCHGSEFDPVTGEVLQGPAVRPLAPFAVTVSGADVVLA from the coding sequence ATGGACGCCTGCTTCTCCCGCCGGTCGCTGCTCGTCGCCGGGGGTGCCGGGCTCGGGGCGCTGACGCTGGCCGCCTGCGGCGGGTCACCGGTGCCCGAGGTGGACGGCGTGGCGCCGGGCGGGCGCATCGTGGCGCTGGCCGACGTCCCGGTGGGCGGCGTGTACGAGCTGTCGGTCGACGGCCACCGGGTGGTGCTCGCCCAGCCCACCGCCGGCACCGTCGTCGGCTTCGACGCCACCTGCACGCACCAGGGCTGCACGGTGCGCGCCACCGAGGGCGGCCCGCTGGCCTGCCCCTGCCACGGGTCGGAGTTCGACCCGGTCACCGGCGAGGTGCTGCAGGGGCCGGCCGTGCGGCCGCTGGCCCCGTTCGCCGTCACCGTCTCCGGCGCCGACGTCGTCCTGGCCTAG
- a CDS encoding dodecin, with product MSDHVYRLSEIVGSSTVSVDDAIRTAVKKASETVRHIEWFQTSEIRGQVVDGDVAHFQVTMKIGFRVEDGE from the coding sequence ATGAGCGACCACGTGTACCGGCTGAGCGAGATCGTCGGCAGCTCCACCGTCAGCGTCGACGACGCGATCCGCACCGCCGTGAAGAAGGCGTCGGAGACCGTGCGGCACATCGAGTGGTTCCAGACCAGCGAGATCCGCGGTCAGGTCGTCGACGGCGACGTCGCCCACTTCCAGGTCACCATGAAGATCGGCTTCCGCGTCGAGGACGGCGAGTAG